The Chthonomonadales bacterium genome segment CGGGCGCCCGGCGCATAATACCGCCGGCGCCGGCCGCCGCCCAGGCGCGGCGACGCCGCCCGCCTGCCCGTTCGGCCGGGGGAAAGGTAGACGCGCCTTGGGAATCCGCGAGGTGGGGCTGATCGTTAACCCGTCGAAGTGGCAGGCGCTCAGCTTCGCCCACGAGGTGGTGGCCTGGCTCGCTGCGCGCGACATCACGGTACGTGTGGAGGCCGAGGCCGCCGCCCGCATGGAGCGCCCGGACCTGGCCACCGGTGACGGCGGCCTCCTCGGAGTGGACCTGATCATCACTCTCGGCGGCGACGGCACCATCCTGGCGGCGAGCCAGGTCGCCGCGCCGCACGGGATCCCCGTCCTCGGGGTCCACATGGGGCAGTTCGGCTTCATCGCCGAGACGCATCCCGACGACCTCTTCGCCGACATGGAGAAGGTGCTTGCCGGCCAGGCGAAGGTTGAGGAGCGGATGATGGTGCGCGGGGACGTCGTGCGCGCCGGGAGCATCCTGCACACTGCCTACGGCCTGAACGACATCGTGCTCAACAAGGGCGCGCGAACGCGCATGCTCCAGCTCGAAACCTCGTTTGGCGGCGACTTCGTGGTGAGCTACCTGGCGGACGGCGTCGTGGTGGCAACGCCCACCGGCTCCACGGCCTACGCGCTCTCGGCTGGAGGCCCGCTCGTGGAGCCTACCGTGCAGGCATTGATGGTGACGCCGATCTGCCCGCACTCGCTTGCCGCCCGGCCCCTCGTGGTGCCCGCTTCGGAGGTCATTACGCTCAGCGTGGAGGCCAACGGCGGCGAGGTGCTCCTCTCGGCCGACAGCGGCCAGGTGTTCACCCTGGCCGCCGGCGACCGTGTGGAGGCGCGCCGCGCCGAGTTCTCGGCGCGCATCGTTGCCATCCGCCACGCCAG includes the following:
- a CDS encoding NAD(+)/NADH kinase, which translates into the protein MGIREVGLIVNPSKWQALSFAHEVVAWLAARDITVRVEAEAAARMERPDLATGDGGLLGVDLIITLGGDGTILAASQVAAPHGIPVLGVHMGQFGFIAETHPDDLFADMEKVLAGQAKVEERMMVRGDVVRAGSILHTAYGLNDIVLNKGARTRMLQLETSFGGDFVVSYLADGVVVATPTGSTAYALSAGGPLVEPTVQALMVTPICPHSLAARPLVVPASEVITLSVEANGGEVLLSADSGQVFTLAAGDRVEARRAEFSARIVAIRHASFYHKVRKRLLWGERLNA